In Dioscorea cayenensis subsp. rotundata cultivar TDr96_F1 chromosome 13, TDr96_F1_v2_PseudoChromosome.rev07_lg8_w22 25.fasta, whole genome shotgun sequence, the sequence TTGATAGACTTCATTTGCTgtagaaaaagagaagaaacatttTGTTTCTCTTAGTGCATGCTtcagatttttaaaatatatttcttattcCTCTCAATCACCACATGCAATCTTTGGCAAAGAGTTTTCATGTTTATGAAAAGTTAGTTGCTGGTTTGCTTTGATATTGAGGCAAGCCATTTTTGAGAGAGTTTAGGAATTGTGACCGGAGACTTTCTTAGTTACCAAAAGTCAGCAGCTAAAAGCTTGGAATCTTTTAGGTTTAACCTTGCTCAAATACGGATTTGAGTATGGTGATAAGTTACAAACCTTGCTTAAATATGGGTTTGAGTGTGGTATTAATTGTTTcatatctttctttttatgtttttaagttGGCCACCATTTTTGTACTTTATTGGGTTGCAGCTGTTTTGCTTTTGACCTCAAAGTTGGTTCTGTTGTTTTGAGCCCCTTGTAGAGAACTTGTAGGCTAAGAAGGAAATAAAGGCCATTTTTTTGTTCAGATTTTACCATTTGTTTTCCatgctcttttcttttttaggCTGCATTTAAGTTCTTAAATTCACCTTTTCTGAAATTTATACTGTGCTGTTTAATGTTGACACTATCTTGACAGCAAGCTTCATAACTTCAGATTCTAATAGGCCTTTACTGGTACTTTGCTCATTATGTTTCTAGTTGAAGTATTAATCTACTTTTTCGTCTTTTTACCAAGTAATTTAAGCCGTAGGCAGTTATTATATATCAGAAGATTGCTTTACTTTCAATATCAGAGGTAAAActttaaccaaataaaaaagattatcaGATGTCAAAGAAAAATTGTGAATTGCTATCTTGAGCACCCTTTTTTCTCCAAATGCTAGTCCTGTAAATCTAGTTTTGCTCTTCACACTTGTATGCGTTTTGGTTTGACCTGTGATTCTATGTACTTTGTAGCAGTAGTTGCTTATCCTGTTGGGAAATCTCCTTCACATATTTCCAAGTTGGagcatgtttttttagttttttgtctTCCCTAGTTAATTCCGtaagcttttcttttttctcatcaTGTAATTTATACTTTTATGTTGATAGCAAAATTAATTTTCTCCTTGCTTTGAATCTTAtcttaaaatttcttttgatgTGTAAGATAATCCCCATGCACTGATTTGTTATTGAACAATTTCTGGTTTTTCTTCATGCACTTGATCTGCTTGCTTGTTAGATTTTTGCTATCCTCGTGCATTTGCTTCTTCTGTCATCAAATTTTGTCACCCAATTACTGCAATTAtagtagtatttttatttctttttatctgtgaTTCTTTTAAACGGAGGTTTCTTTCTATTTGATCAGGAAGATGGCACTGAGTACCTTATGCAGCCAATACCTCAAGTTGATGAGTACCTTATGCAGCCAATACCTCAAGTTGATGACGAGAATGGTGGAAATGACTTCGATGGCTGCAACGAGGAAGATGAGAGCGAAGACGATGAAGTTGATGACGAAGATCACCTCAACAATGGTGTTCTTCAAGGTCCATCATCCTCTTCTCAACCCAACAAGAGGAAGcgagatgaagacgaagacagCGTGGAGGATTTACGGTCATCCAAGCATCAGTAATCCATGCTCTTTACCACCCCTTGTAGATGCTTGTTTTCAGAAGGAAatggtggtttttttttccctctttttccCCCTCATAGTTCTATGTAGACTTGAAGAAGCATTTGCTTAGTTTTTAAAAGACAATGGAGGGAATGAATTGTGTAGATGGTTTCTTCCCCCCCCTTCATTCAAAAGTTAGTTGCTTGTTTTTGTCCCCACCTCTCAATTCAAATGGTAGttagttattatataaatacatatggGAGGGACTTGAGCTTCCCTCCAAAACAGCAGCCTCTTTGGGGActtcaaaacttcaaatttcCAGGTAGCCGTTTGGTTTGGCCCAATCCCTTGTTACTTTCTCATGTTTTTGGTGGTTTGGCTAAAATTCTCATTTATTATGATTCTCTCTGTGCACTCATTCAGTTCATTCATTCTGACTTGATTGTTTGGTGTGATGTGtcatgcttttgtttttgtgtgtctgtgtgtgtgtggtttCACAGCTGATCTTTTTGTGATTTATAGTTTGCTGAATTCTGAGAATGAATCAACGGATGAATGGTATTATTTCTTGAGTTGCTGTTTTTGTACAACTAAAATGTATTTGTACAAATTAGGCTTATCAACTCTTAAGTCATTTATATCCATTCAATGTAGCTTGTGATATCAATCTCACAAAAACTAATGGTCCTCCCattgacaacaacaacaaaggatAAGAtaagacacacacacacatccaaTGCAACAAAAGCTCACTAATTTCCTCTTTCTGCATTGTGTAGATAGATGGAATCAATCCTGTTCTCACCAAATGCAAAACTCTTCTCACAACTACAACAGCAGTTCTCCGGCAGCCGGAAAAGACTCAATTCGAAAACAAGGCAATGTATCACCTGCCAAGCAAAAGGCGAAAGTGAAGGCAGCAGCAGCCGCGGTGGAACTACAGAGTTAGCAGTTGTGATCAGTGGGTTTGTAGCAAACCCGGTGATCGGTTACTCACTCTACACTCTAAAGACAACCGGTTGCGGTCTCCCCCCGGGGCCGGGTGGGTCTTTAGGTGCACTTGAAGGAGTGAGCTATCTTGTTTTGGTAGGCATCATTGGCTGGTCAATTTACACCAAAGTTAAAACTGGGTCAGGTTTGCCTGCAGGACCTTATGGGCTTCTTGGTGCAGTAGAGGGCTTGTCTTACTTGACTCTTTTGGCAatctttgttgtttttggtCTTCAGTTTCTTGACCGTGGTTACCTCCCCGGTCCACTTCCCGGCGACCAGTGCTTCGGTTGATTGATCAATTTAGTGTGTATGTTTCTTATTTTGGTTATgtttatcatttcttttcaaTTGAGAATGATTTTTATGTGAAACAATCCATTGGGCATGAATATGTTCTtagcacattttttttttattggtggtCTGTGCAATGTGTGACCAAATATGTTTGGTAGTTTTAGATATATTTACCagttcttattaattaaaaaataaattatatatatttaatagttgATCTTACATACCTTAATATAATTGTGTTCTCATTTTGCATGAACTGAAATTTGAACCAGCCTTTTTTAGCAGAGTAGTGATCCCACTGATTTGAGTCCGTGGGATCTAAGGTGGAACCGAGACGTGGCTGCAAAGCAGacacatttttttgtttttatttaaactattttttaaacattattataatttaaactataaaaaaaataaaacaaaagggcAATATGATCATTTATTTTAACTATACTGACCTTCTTACCagcttcttttcatttctttcgtcttcttcttcttttctccttctttccatctctgGCTCCCAAGCTTCTCCATTTCTCTCACAACAATTATGCCTAATTAAACAAGTAAGCTCTCTCATTTTCAAACTCGAGTCCGTGGGATCACTACTCTCTTAGAAAATGTATGAATATTTTATGTAGGAGATTGGTTCTAATAGATCAAGCGGTCATTGGCCCTTTTTATTACGCTACccataaattgatgttttgagTTATCAAATATGTTATGATATTTAATATATGtctattgattttattattagaaaatgatttatatataatagtacTAGAGTTTGgccaattaaatatataaaatatgtttatttaatgaTGGTTCAGAAATAACATTATTGTCATgaaaacattttatatttattggtCATTTAGGACCATCTGTCCCCATACATTGGttagttttgaataaatggttagttttttttatatataatattatttatttatttattataattctcaaaagtctTTCAATCAGTTACAAAGATTGCGACTATTCAACATGATGACtctgcattaaaaaaatcaaataaaaccatTGAAAGTGTTATGGCATgtgtttcttatatttttttatttttctcctgaaaaataaataagataactttattttcaatatatatatatatatatatatatatatatatatattttcatctcTATCTATTGaatattgatataaaaatataataaaataaattatcttttgaACATTTAAGTGTAGATTcctttttatctaaatttactATCACTAATCTAAATTggcatttctttattttcaatgatgataagtTTTTTAAGGATATGGAAAATTCATAAGTTGCGTTAGATATATGTACTTTTAATGCTCTTATTTATAAGagatgtaatttaaaaataaaataaaataaatatgaataaaattatcTCTAGATGATTctattagatttattattaaagttaTCCTCATCCcatctatatatctatacaaGTCTTAATTTGAGTACTGTCATTAAGATATgataagataaattatttttaatttaatttcaatttgttcTTGAAATTTACATTTTGCAATgtagtaaatttaaattt encodes:
- the LOC120274542 gene encoding uncharacterized protein LOC120274542 → MESILFSPNAKLFSQLQQQFSGSRKRLNSKTRQCITCQAKGESEGSSSRGGTTELAVVISGFVANPVIGYSLYTLKTTGCGLPPGPGGSLGALEGVSYLVLVGIIGWSIYTKVKTGSGLPAGPYGLLGAVEGLSYLTLLAIFVVFGLQFLDRGYLPGPLPGDQCFG